GGTCGGGAATGCTGAAATAAATGATTCGATGCTAAAATCTCTAAAAGACGATGAACGAGAAAGCCTTATGGAATACCTGACCGGGCTGCCGGAAGAACGGGTAGGGCTGATAATCAAAACAGGTGAGGTTTTTCATAAATCCAGTACAGTTAATGGTATTTGGTTCTGGAGAATTGTTCCCGAGGTAGGCCGGGAGGTTCCGGCTGATGTATTTGAGGTGTGGCTTAAGGAAGGGCTGCGAATTTCCCGTGGTGAATGGGAATGTGCCCTGTCATTCCTAAAGGCCAGCCCTGAGGTTGCCGGTCGAACCGGTCCGGATGTATTCGCTGACTGGACAGGTGTAGGCCGGGAGCTATTAAGGTATAGCAGCCGTGAAGCAAACTGGTATTTCAAGAACAGTGAGTACATCTTAGGGCTGCTTAATGAAGAGAAGCAAAGGCTTCTGATTAAGTGGACCTCCCAGATAATCGTAAAGTCCTGGCAGGCAGCAGTGGCCGCTTTAAAGGTGTGGCCCGAAATTGCAGGCGCTTTGGATATGGAAGAGATGGCACAACTCCTGAAAACAGGTTACCGGCTGGCAGGTGAATTGCCTGATGATGCCGGGGAATTCTTTCTGGCAGCCCCCATGTTTATCCGGCATGCCGGAATTGACCATCTGGACCGGTGGGCGGAGGCCGCATACCTGCTAAAAGAATGCAGGCGCGGCGTGACCGGTAAGTATTTTGCAGCATCTCCGGCTGTTGCTGAAACAGCCAAAAAAGCGCCCGGTCTAACGGGGTTATTTGAGAAATGGGCCTTATTAGGACGACGGGCAGCCCTGGCAGACAGCAGGGCCGGTGAGGCTTTTTTTGAAGTGACTCCCCAGGCGCTGAAAAATCTCAGCTGGGATGAGCTGGAAGCCTGGGTTGACCTGATACTTCAGGTCAGCACTGACCACAGCGGAGCAGGTGCCTGTGATTTTATCCTGAACACGCCGGAACTGCTGCAGCAGCTTGATGCAGGTGAACTGGCCGACTGGGTCAGGTACGGGCTGGAGACTATAGAGCAAGACAAACGGCTGGCTTATTTCGCACTCAAGTCCCAGGAAAGCCGGGATGCAGTATCAAGGCTGCGGAGCGGTTTGTTTCTGGAAGCAATCAGAAAGGTCCTGTTAATATATTTTGAGGGTCTCACCGGGGAACAGGTGATTATCAGAAATACCTCAGACCTTCCCGGGAAAATTCACGAAGATGACCGCTTATTCGGCACCCTGGATACCAGGAGAATATACCTCCCTGATATGCTCAGGAGCTATGATGAGGAGCGGGAAAACCTCAGGTTGTATCGGGTAATGCTGATGCACCTGACATCACATAGGACCTTTGGGACCCTGGACCTGACGCCTGAGGAGATGTGGGAACTTGCCCAAAACAGGAAGTTGGGCCAACTGTTTGAATATATTGAGGATAACCGGGTCGATTACCTGGCAATGCAGCATTACCCCGGTCTGAGCCGGGATATGGGGATAGTGACTGATAAGAACAACGTGGCGGATAGCGCAGGTTATCTTGACCTTGAAAAACTTCTGGTTACTCCAGAGGTCAAAGCGGATATGGAGGGCTTCCGGGAAAATGTCGTCGAAAACGGCGCCAGCGCGGCAGAATCCTTATCCCTGGCCCGCAGGATGCTGCTGGTTTTGGAGACTCAGCAGCTGGATTACCTGATAGATGGGCCGAAAAACCATATTTTCCGTGGGCGGCTCAGGTATGACCTGATATATACATCAATGAAGCTTGACGCGGAAATCGGGGGGCAGGCTTCTCCAGCCAATGAGATTGTTCCTGATTTGCCGGGTGAATTTTACCCCAAACTGAAAAAGCTGCTCCAAAAGTATCATGAGGATGAGGAAAATCCCTACCGGATGACAGCCTATTACGATGAGTGGGACCGCACCCTCAATGACTATAAAAAAGACTGGTGCCGGGTGCGGGAGATTGTGCTGAAACCCAGCACCGGCAGGTTTGTTACCCGGGCGCTAGAGGAACACCGGGGGATGATAAATACCCTGAAACGTTATTTTGGTATGCTCAGACCTGACCGGGTGCAGAAATACGGGCGCCGTGAAGACGGTGAAGACATCGATATAGATGCAGTGATTGAGGCAATGGTGGAAATAAAGGCCGGAGTGGCTCCTGAGACCGGTTTTTATATCCGCAGGGATAAGCGGGAACGGGATGTGGCTGTTGGTTTCCTGCTGGATCTGAGTTATTCCACAGAGGAAGTGATTTCCCAGACGGGCAAGACCCTTCTGGATGTGGAGACCGAGTCGGTTGTTGTAATGGCCGAAGCCCTGGAGGTCCTGGGAGACAAGTATGCCATCTATGGATTTAACAGTGACAGCCGGGACAAGGTGAACTTTTATGTGGTCAAGGATTTTGAGGAACCTTATACAGTAGAGGTGAAGCAGCGGTATGGGGGTCTCAAGAGTTACGGCATGACCCGCCTGGCAGCAGCAACCAGACATGCGGTAAGCAAAATGCAGGAAGTTCGCTCAGCCATAAAAATTCTCATCATTCTCAGTGATGGGCGGCCCTTTGACTTTGACTACACCAGCGGCATGACCAAGGATTATGAGCCGCTCTATCCGGAAAGTGACACCAGGATGGCTCTCAGGGAAGCCAAGATGAAGGGTGTCAACCCCTTTTGTATTACTGTAGACACCAAAGGCCAGGAATATATGGACTTTATTTTCGGCAACGTAAATTACATCATCATTGATGATGTAAATGCTCTTCCTACTAAACTCACTGAAACCTATAAGAATCTTACCACTTAGCTGGCTCCCGGAAATGACCGGAAAGAGTATATGGTGAGCTATTGTACCGATTTTCCGCACTGCCGCCTATGAGTCTAAGCTGCCATTCTCCGGCAACAAGGCAGCGTCCCCGAACTCGATGGCTTATTGGGATTTTCTCATAAGTTGGCCGCCTCTCGTTTTGGCGAGCTAAAACTTCCCGGCGGCCTTCGCCATCTTCGGACATGCGGGGACTCCCTGCCTTGTTGCCTGTGCTTTGCAGCAAGACTCATAACGGCGGCAGTGCAAGGAAAATCTTATACAAAATCTCACCATAGACCTCGGCCATTTCCGGAGCCAACGATAGAGGAAATAACTAAAGGTTTAAGGTTAGAAGCCTTGGACATAAAGGAAAATAAGGGAGTGATAAATATGGCAGACTTGGAAAAACTCCGGGATCTGGAGGATTATGCCCTGGAACTGGGCGCTTACCGGGCTAAACTGCTGGCAGCAGCAGATGTTGTTATTGACGACAGGGTCAGGCTGAAGTGTCATGTACCGGTCTGTGAGGACTATAACAGACACCTGCTGTGTCCGCCTCACACCATTCCTGTGGAGAAATTCAAATCACTTTGTGCTCAGTATTCCGCCGCTTTACTGGTTCAGGTTAAGAGCAGCGGTTATGATAAGGCAGACCTTGTTGCAGCTGAGAAAGATCTACATTCTGTCATTAATAAGGTAGAAGGGAGGGCATTGACAAAGGGAAACTATCTGGCTACAGGATATATTGCATCATCGTGCAAGCTGTGTCCGGAATGTGTGGGTTATCATTCCGGTGAGCCGTGCCGGCATCCATATCAGGCGCGGCCCAGTATCGAGTCAATGGGGGTTGATATTTTCAAAACAGCCGAAAATGCAGGAATGGGTTTTAATCTGGGTTTATCTTCAGAGGTTGTCTATTGTGGTTTAGTGTTATTGGATTAATTTTGTATAGTAAGCGAATCTCAAACTGGGTTGCAATAACAAATTATTGGAGGGATATTAATGGTTGTTAAACAGTTTAAAGAAGAAATGACAGGTTTGGAGAGGGCGCTGGCTGCCCTGTCATATAAGAAGCCGGACAGAGTGCCTGTGGCTTCACTGGTTTGCGGAGCATCAAGGAGAATTCTTGGGGTGACTTATGACAAGTGGGCAACTGATTCCGAACTTTGCGCAGAGTCAATGTTACAGGCTCACGCACTAATGGACTTTGATATCTTCGTGACCCTGGTAGACCTGTCTGTGGAAGCGGAATCTTTTGGCCAGCCCTGTATATACCCAATGGAGAGTACTCCCTACTCTGACCCCAACCATCCCATTCTAAAGTCCCATGAAGATTACCATAAAATTGAAACCGTTAACCTGAGGGAAACCGGACGGACCAAAATGGTAATTGATGTGGTCAACAGGATCGCTAAGGCTAAGGGTAAAGAGTGCGGGGTCTGTGGCTTCGTTTATGCCCCGCTGGGCGTACTTGGCGCTATGAGAGGCCATGAGAGGATGTTTATTGACTGTATCAAGCACAGGGAAGATTTGATTGCCGCCTGTGAGGCCATTACGCCTGCACTGATTGATTACGCTGTTGCCCAGGTAGAGGCAGGCGCTCATGCAATTGTAATGGATACCCTCTATGCCTCAGCAACCATTATGAGCCCCAAGATGTGGGAAGCCATTGAAGCTCCCTTCACCAAGCGGATTGCCGATGCCGTTAAAGCAGCCGGAGGCGCGCTGGTACTGCACAACTGCGGCGGCGGCATTTATTTCGACGTGCAGCAGAAATATACCGACCCTGTGGCCATCTCCCATGCTTACCCGGCTGCTGACTGCAAGTCGTGGGAAGAGCATGCCGCCAAGTGGGGCAAGAAGATCGTTTCAATTGGTTCCATGGATCCCGCAAAAGTGGGTATGACCCTTGATCCGCAGGGTGTAATGGAATATACCCGTGAGTTCATTGAATACTTTAAAGATTGTGATGGCGGCTTCATCCTTTCAACAGGCTGCGAGTTCCCACCAAATGGTTCCCTGCTGAATGCAATAGCCATTATGGATGCTGCCAAAGCATATGGTTCATACCGCTAAAAGAAGTACAGGTAAAGCATTGTTATAGGTATATAAGTTAACGTAAAAGCGACGAAAGACAACCTGTAAATATGCCCAAAAGGCGGGGGGTGGAACCTTGAAGATAAAAATAATCAGTGGATTTTTAGGGGCCGGAAAAACAACCTGCATAAGAAATGTTTTGAAAAAAGCCGATGGGAACATGGCTGTGATAGTAAATGAATTCGGTGACATCGGGATTGATGCAGAGGCTGTCAACAAAGGCAATGTGGTTGATATGGTGGAACTCCCCAGTGGATGTATCTGCTGTACCCTGGCCAAAGACCTGGTGTCGGCAGTCAAGGAAATTAAAACCAAGTTCAACCCGGATCGTTTGGTTATAGAACCTTCCGGACTGGCAGTCCCATCGGGGATACTGGAAGCTCTGGAACCGATTAAGGAAAAGTATGAGCTTGAATTTGAAGCAATTATCGGTATCGTGGATGCTGACGGTTTCCTGTCCAATATACACTCTGGCTTGTTCGGTGATTTTTATACAGACCAGCTTGCCAATTCAGACATTATCCTGATTAACAAAGCCGACCTGGTAAATGAAAAAACAATTAAAGCAATTGAGGAAGAGCTGCGGAAATACAATTCCCATGCCATTATCCTGACAACGGTTAATTGTGAAACTGATTTGCCTGACTTTATCAGGGAACATGGCACCGAATACCTGCACCTGCATTTTGACCATGACTTTGACTCAGTGGCCATAACTACAGATGAGGCCTTTGATCATAATCTGCTGGTTGAGATTATGGAAGAAATGAAGGCAGGGAAATATGGCGTTATTTACCGGGCCAAAGGGATATATAAAAAAAACGGCGGCGGCTTCGAGAAAATGGATTATGTCCAGGGGAATTATGATTTTGAAGAATTCCCAGAGGCTGAAGAAAGCAAGCTTATCTTTATCGGAAAAGATTTTGACCGGGATGCTCTGAAAGAAAAGTTAATAATTAATTGAAGGAGGAGACAAAAATGGCAGACAAGAAAGCAGAATTATGGGAAGCGTTAAAGCAGGGAGTTATTGATTACGATGAGGATGCAGTAAAAGAAGCGGCTCAGGCTGTAGTTGACGAAGGTCTCGACGCTTATGACGCAGTATTTGACGGTCTCGTGGAAGGTATGAACGAAGTTGGCAGGCTGTACGAAGAGCAGGAGTATTTCGTTCCTGAAATGCTGATGTGTGCAGATGCTCTGTATGCCGGCCTCGATATCCTGAAGCCCCATATCATACAAAAAGAAGGCGGTATTAAAGGCGCCGTAGTAATGGGAGTTGTTCAGGGCGACGTTCATGACATCGGTAAAAACATCGTTAAGATGATGTTTGACGTAGCCGGTTTTGATGTTCATGACCTCGGTCGTGACGTTCCTATGGACAAGTTTGTTGAAGAGCAGCTGAAAACCGATTCCGAGCTGGTTCTTCTCTCAGCTATGATGACAACTACCATGGTTGGTATGAAAGACATTATCGCCAAGATTAAGGAAAAGAACCCCAATTGCAAAATCATGATTGGTGGAGCTCCTGTATCTGAGGATCTGGCTGACAAGTGGGGCGCTGACGGCTTTGCCAAGGATGCCAACAATGCCCTGAAAGATGCCCTGAACATGGTTAAGGCGCTGAAAGACCTGCAGCAGTAATTTTCTCAGTGCAGTCATTGAAAAATGTTATCCGTAAAACCATAAATCAATAATAAGACAAGGGTAAACCCGTTGAAAGACGGGGGCACAAAGCTATGGGTCTAAGGTAATTTTACTATGACTGCCAGGCTGCCGGATTTGGATAAAACCGTTTCGGGATGCCGGAACGGTTTTATCCAATTTGTCCGATAGGAGTCTAATCTCCTCTTACATAAGAATTCTGCTGATGGGGTATGGGAATTTCTATTACGGGAGGGTTAAAGGTTGGGAAAACAAGCCTATAAACTTAACTTTTTAGAAAACCTGGGCCTTGAGGGCCACGTATTCACCCAGGTAAGCTTTAACCTCAAATACATATTTCCTGCAATTTATGCTTCTTTACTGGTTTTCCTGGTGCCTGCGGTATTGTATCAGGATAAGTGGAATTCTTTGAGCACAGTTATGCTGGTTGTTTCCCTGGCAGGTCTGGCAATTAATGTTGTTATTGGCAGTAAAGTAAATATTCTGAAGAAGTTTTCCGGCATCCTTCATCCAATATGGGCTTATGCTACCATTATTGCCTTTGGAATGGTTTCACGTCTGAATAGTGTGGATTGGATGCTGGCAGCCGGTTTTGTTGTTTTTGGCATAATTTATTGGTGGATTCCCAGCGCCGGTATGTCAAATGCTATCCGTTCCATATTAAATGGTGTTATTCTGGCCAATTCCGGTGACACGGGGGCTCGTATCTGCCTCAGAGTAAAACGGAAAGATGAAATCGGGATGCTGGCGGAAAACTTAAACTCCTTCTTTGAGGAACGGCAGAATTTTATCAAAATGCTGCAGGAGAATGCGTCACAGCTGGCTGAGACCAGCACGGAGCTGGAAAGAATATCAGAAACCGGCTCTGCCTCATTCCGGCAAATCGCCGTTGCCATTGATCAGGTAGCTAAAGGGTCAACAGAGCAGGCTAAGACTATCAATGAGGCTGTTGGGGTTATGGAACAGGTGGGCCTGTCTATTGAGCAGATTGCTTCCGGGGCGCAGGAACAGAGCAATAATGTGGTCAAAACCACTGAGATGGTAAATGAAATGACAGCCAAAATGGACAGAATGGCTGCAGGCATGCAAATTGTCAGGGAGGTTTCGCAGCAAAACGGAAACCTGGCTCAAAATGGCGGGACGTCAATGAACAAAACAGTTGAAGGGATGAACAGAGTCAGGACTGCCGTCTTGGAGACTGCACAAAACCTGAACCAGTTGGGGGAAAGGTCGCAAAAAATCGGGGAAATCATTCAGGTGATTGACGAAATTGCTGAACAGACAAACCTTCTGGCGTTGAATGCCGCTATCGAAGCAGCCCGCGCCGGTGAACACGGCAAGGGCTTTGCAGTGGTGGCAGATGAGGTGCGGAAACTGGCCGAGCGGTCCGGGAAGGCTACCAAGGAAATCGCTGACCTGATTACTGATATCCAGAAAAGAACCAAGACTGCGGTGGACTCAATGGAAATAGGGACCCGGGAAGCTTCAGAAGGGGTCGGACTGGCTGAAGAAGCCGGTCAGGCTTTAGGCGAAATTGTCAATGGAGTTGTTACCGCAGCCGAAAATGTAGGCAAAATTACCGACACTATAAATGAGATAATGAACGGCAGCCGCGAGGTTTCCGATGCAGTCAACAATGTTGCCGCCATAACTGAGGAAAACTCAGCGGCGACCCAGCAGATTTCTGCTTCCAGTGAACAGGTCAATGGAACCATCCAGAATGTCGCTTCCATTTCCCAGGAAAATGCCGCCTCTGTGCAGGAAGTATCGGCGTCAACCGAGGAGCTTGCCGGTTCTATTGACAATATCTCCACATCGGCAAAAGGGTTGACCCGGATGGCGTCACGGATGCAGGAACTGGTTAACCAATTTAGGTAGGAAATTAAACTCCAGGATAAAATATAAAGATTAAGTCTCTAGGAAATATA
This portion of the Phosphitispora fastidiosa genome encodes:
- a CDS encoding cobalamin B12-binding domain-containing protein gives rise to the protein MADKKAELWEALKQGVIDYDEDAVKEAAQAVVDEGLDAYDAVFDGLVEGMNEVGRLYEEQEYFVPEMLMCADALYAGLDILKPHIIQKEGGIKGAVVMGVVQGDVHDIGKNIVKMMFDVAGFDVHDLGRDVPMDKFVEEQLKTDSELVLLSAMMTTTMVGMKDIIAKIKEKNPNCKIMIGGAPVSEDLADKWGADGFAKDANNALKDALNMVKALKDLQQ
- a CDS encoding CobW family GTP-binding protein, with the protein product MKIKIISGFLGAGKTTCIRNVLKKADGNMAVIVNEFGDIGIDAEAVNKGNVVDMVELPSGCICCTLAKDLVSAVKEIKTKFNPDRLVIEPSGLAVPSGILEALEPIKEKYELEFEAIIGIVDADGFLSNIHSGLFGDFYTDQLANSDIILINKADLVNEKTIKAIEEELRKYNSHAIILTTVNCETDLPDFIREHGTEYLHLHFDHDFDSVAITTDEAFDHNLLVEIMEEMKAGKYGVIYRAKGIYKKNGGGFEKMDYVQGNYDFEEFPEAEESKLIFIGKDFDRDALKEKLIIN
- a CDS encoding nitric oxide reductase activation protein NorD, with product MVWVGNAEINDSMLKSLKDDERESLMEYLTGLPEERVGLIIKTGEVFHKSSTVNGIWFWRIVPEVGREVPADVFEVWLKEGLRISRGEWECALSFLKASPEVAGRTGPDVFADWTGVGRELLRYSSREANWYFKNSEYILGLLNEEKQRLLIKWTSQIIVKSWQAAVAALKVWPEIAGALDMEEMAQLLKTGYRLAGELPDDAGEFFLAAPMFIRHAGIDHLDRWAEAAYLLKECRRGVTGKYFAASPAVAETAKKAPGLTGLFEKWALLGRRAALADSRAGEAFFEVTPQALKNLSWDELEAWVDLILQVSTDHSGAGACDFILNTPELLQQLDAGELADWVRYGLETIEQDKRLAYFALKSQESRDAVSRLRSGLFLEAIRKVLLIYFEGLTGEQVIIRNTSDLPGKIHEDDRLFGTLDTRRIYLPDMLRSYDEERENLRLYRVMLMHLTSHRTFGTLDLTPEEMWELAQNRKLGQLFEYIEDNRVDYLAMQHYPGLSRDMGIVTDKNNVADSAGYLDLEKLLVTPEVKADMEGFRENVVENGASAAESLSLARRMLLVLETQQLDYLIDGPKNHIFRGRLRYDLIYTSMKLDAEIGGQASPANEIVPDLPGEFYPKLKKLLQKYHEDEENPYRMTAYYDEWDRTLNDYKKDWCRVREIVLKPSTGRFVTRALEEHRGMINTLKRYFGMLRPDRVQKYGRREDGEDIDIDAVIEAMVEIKAGVAPETGFYIRRDKRERDVAVGFLLDLSYSTEEVISQTGKTLLDVETESVVVMAEALEVLGDKYAIYGFNSDSRDKVNFYVVKDFEEPYTVEVKQRYGGLKSYGMTRLAAATRHAVSKMQEVRSAIKILIILSDGRPFDFDYTSGMTKDYEPLYPESDTRMALREAKMKGVNPFCITVDTKGQEYMDFIFGNVNYIIIDDVNALPTKLTETYKNLTT
- a CDS encoding DUF2284 domain-containing protein, which codes for MADLEKLRDLEDYALELGAYRAKLLAAADVVIDDRVRLKCHVPVCEDYNRHLLCPPHTIPVEKFKSLCAQYSAALLVQVKSSGYDKADLVAAEKDLHSVINKVEGRALTKGNYLATGYIASSCKLCPECVGYHSGEPCRHPYQARPSIESMGVDIFKTAENAGMGFNLGLSSEVVYCGLVLLD
- a CDS encoding methyl-accepting chemotaxis protein, encoding MGKQAYKLNFLENLGLEGHVFTQVSFNLKYIFPAIYASLLVFLVPAVLYQDKWNSLSTVMLVVSLAGLAINVVIGSKVNILKKFSGILHPIWAYATIIAFGMVSRLNSVDWMLAAGFVVFGIIYWWIPSAGMSNAIRSILNGVILANSGDTGARICLRVKRKDEIGMLAENLNSFFEERQNFIKMLQENASQLAETSTELERISETGSASFRQIAVAIDQVAKGSTEQAKTINEAVGVMEQVGLSIEQIASGAQEQSNNVVKTTEMVNEMTAKMDRMAAGMQIVREVSQQNGNLAQNGGTSMNKTVEGMNRVRTAVLETAQNLNQLGERSQKIGEIIQVIDEIAEQTNLLALNAAIEAARAGEHGKGFAVVADEVRKLAERSGKATKEIADLITDIQKRTKTAVDSMEIGTREASEGVGLAEEAGQALGEIVNGVVTAAENVGKITDTINEIMNGSREVSDAVNNVAAITEENSAATQQISASSEQVNGTIQNVASISQENAASVQEVSASTEELAGSIDNISTSAKGLTRMASRMQELVNQFR
- a CDS encoding uroporphyrinogen decarboxylase family protein; protein product: MVVKQFKEEMTGLERALAALSYKKPDRVPVASLVCGASRRILGVTYDKWATDSELCAESMLQAHALMDFDIFVTLVDLSVEAESFGQPCIYPMESTPYSDPNHPILKSHEDYHKIETVNLRETGRTKMVIDVVNRIAKAKGKECGVCGFVYAPLGVLGAMRGHERMFIDCIKHREDLIAACEAITPALIDYAVAQVEAGAHAIVMDTLYASATIMSPKMWEAIEAPFTKRIADAVKAAGGALVLHNCGGGIYFDVQQKYTDPVAISHAYPAADCKSWEEHAAKWGKKIVSIGSMDPAKVGMTLDPQGVMEYTREFIEYFKDCDGGFILSTGCEFPPNGSLLNAIAIMDAAKAYGSYR